One genomic region from Conexibacter woesei Iso977N encodes:
- a CDS encoding NrtA/SsuA/CpmA family ABC transporter substrate-binding protein: MNLSRTRLVAVAGVLAATAALASACGSASDDAATAATPPSGSSAVKGGGGTLRIALIGTTGPVAAAKNDGSLAKDLAKVGAKVQFTGQFPAFAPAAEAINAGALDAAQGSISSAIGALAQKPSFKVFAAQLDNASSEGILVKDPNIKTVADLVGKKVAVNPKGTGEYLLLKALQKNGVDPSKVRRVYLGAADGATAFSSGKVDAWAAWADFVATAKARGARLVADGAQVGSENDTTYSISNSFLKAHPATVKAFYDNIRAHSLAEHSDPQAAVAKENVGAIKLDDKAAAILAENYKTQAPVAPIDDNFRKRFGDVAQFFADQKVIPSGLDPATFTVDPETLK; the protein is encoded by the coding sequence ATGAACTTGTCCCGCACCCGCCTCGTGGCGGTCGCGGGCGTGCTCGCCGCGACCGCCGCGCTGGCGTCCGCGTGCGGGAGCGCCTCCGACGACGCCGCGACCGCGGCGACGCCGCCGTCCGGGTCGTCCGCCGTCAAGGGCGGCGGCGGGACGCTGCGGATCGCGCTGATCGGGACGACCGGGCCGGTCGCGGCGGCCAAGAACGACGGGTCGCTGGCCAAGGACCTCGCGAAGGTCGGCGCCAAGGTTCAGTTCACCGGGCAGTTCCCGGCGTTCGCCCCCGCGGCCGAGGCGATCAACGCGGGCGCGCTGGACGCGGCGCAGGGGTCGATCTCGTCCGCGATCGGCGCGCTGGCGCAGAAGCCGTCGTTCAAGGTCTTCGCCGCGCAGCTCGACAACGCGTCGTCGGAGGGGATCCTGGTCAAGGACCCCAACATCAAGACGGTCGCCGACCTCGTCGGCAAGAAGGTCGCGGTCAACCCGAAGGGGACCGGCGAGTACCTGTTGTTGAAGGCCCTGCAGAAGAACGGCGTCGATCCGTCGAAGGTCAGGCGCGTGTACCTGGGCGCGGCCGACGGCGCGACGGCGTTCTCGTCGGGCAAGGTCGACGCGTGGGCCGCGTGGGCGGACTTCGTGGCGACCGCGAAGGCCAGGGGCGCGCGGCTGGTCGCCGACGGCGCGCAGGTCGGCTCCGAGAACGACACCACCTACTCGATCTCCAACTCGTTCTTGAAGGCGCACCCCGCGACGGTCAAGGCGTTCTACGACAACATCCGCGCGCACTCGCTGGCCGAGCACAGCGACCCGCAGGCGGCGGTGGCGAAGGAGAACGTCGGCGCGATCAAGTTGGATGACAAGGCCGCCGCGATCCTGGCCGAGAACTACAAGACGCAGGCGCCGGTCGCGCCGATCGACGACAACTTCCGCAAGCGCTTCGGCGACGTCGCGCAGTTCTTCGCCGACCAGAAGGTGATCCCGTCCGGGCTGGACCCGGCGACGTTCACGGTCGACCCGGAGACGCTGAAGTGA
- a CDS encoding ABC transporter substrate-binding protein: protein MSAAAAELWFTRCPVPTATGLAADRGWFDEEFAADGIAVRSLQDRDAASLRSEHFNHELSSLIREGGNVPALWAKARGAGTRLIGLTWIEERQAIVVRGDDPVADPADLVGRRVAVPARPGEAVDFWRAMALAGFAGALRCAGLGLSDVVRVDVAPTADGGFFPETAAVADGRADAAYVKGAPGLEAAARAGLRIALDLDDLPDRRSRVNNGTPRPITVHQALLEERPDDVARFVAVLLRSADWAAANGDAFTEILARETGAGAEFVPDAYRADHHASLQVSLSDERLALLDQQQEFLYANGFLERGVDVAAWADHTILAAARDLTLEKAS from the coding sequence GTGAGCGCCGCGGCCGCTGAGCTGTGGTTCACGCGCTGCCCGGTGCCGACGGCGACGGGGCTGGCGGCGGACCGCGGGTGGTTCGACGAGGAGTTCGCCGCTGACGGCATCGCCGTGCGGTCGCTGCAGGATCGCGACGCCGCGTCGCTGCGGTCGGAGCACTTCAACCACGAGCTGTCGTCGTTGATCCGGGAGGGCGGCAACGTCCCGGCGCTGTGGGCGAAGGCCCGCGGCGCGGGCACGCGGCTGATCGGGCTGACGTGGATCGAGGAGCGCCAGGCGATCGTGGTCCGGGGCGACGACCCGGTCGCGGATCCGGCCGACCTCGTGGGGCGGCGTGTCGCCGTGCCGGCGCGGCCGGGCGAGGCGGTGGACTTCTGGCGCGCGATGGCGCTGGCGGGGTTCGCCGGCGCGCTGCGCTGCGCGGGGCTGGGGCTGAGCGATGTCGTACGTGTTGACGTCGCGCCGACGGCCGACGGCGGGTTCTTCCCGGAGACGGCCGCGGTGGCGGACGGGCGCGCGGATGCCGCCTACGTCAAGGGCGCGCCGGGGCTGGAGGCCGCGGCGCGCGCGGGGCTGCGAATCGCGTTGGACCTCGACGACCTCCCGGACCGGCGGTCGCGCGTGAACAACGGCACGCCGCGACCCATCACCGTCCACCAGGCGCTTCTGGAGGAGCGGCCGGACGATGTCGCGCGGTTCGTCGCCGTCCTGCTCCGTTCGGCGGACTGGGCGGCGGCGAACGGCGACGCCTTCACGGAGATCCTGGCGCGCGAGACCGGCGCGGGCGCGGAGTTCGTCCCGGACGCCTACCGCGCCGACCACCACGCGTCGCTGCAGGTGTCGCTCAGCGACGAGCGGCTCGCGCTGCTCGACCAGCAGCAGGAGTTCCTGTACGCCAACGGCTTCCTGGAGCGCGGCGTGGACGTCGCGGCCTGGGCCGATCACACCATCCTGGCCGCCGCGCGCGACCTGACCCTCGAGAAGGCGAGCTAG
- a CDS encoding LLM class flavin-dependent oxidoreductase — translation MASDYLWYIIPRDGAYPWEPEGTRAVDFDYLKHLATGVERLGFSGALLATDIHDVWVLGSALAAHTKRLRPLLAVHPGLISPTLLAKMALTFDDLFDGRLQINVVNGETRTLKQFGLEVEHDERYELAGEYWEIFRRLVSGEVVDFEGRHFSVRGAGSSFGLPVVQKPHIPLWFGGSSEAGMRMAAQHIDRYLSWGEPPEAVAQKIARLNELAAGYEREVSFGMRLHLVVRDTEQEAWDHVDRILRATSSATYQRMAASNAGSDSVGMQRQFANHNGRVPDRAKDLESYPNIWPGMSLLRPGPGTALVGSTEQVIERLQEFEALGVDTFILSGNPLLEEAYRVSETVLPKLGVRPGDGVRARDHQAIVDVPVAAG, via the coding sequence ATGGCCTCGGACTACTTGTGGTACATCATCCCCCGCGACGGCGCCTACCCGTGGGAGCCGGAGGGGACGCGGGCGGTCGACTTCGACTACCTGAAGCACTTGGCGACGGGCGTCGAGCGGCTCGGCTTCAGCGGTGCGTTGCTGGCGACCGACATCCACGACGTGTGGGTGCTGGGGAGCGCGCTGGCCGCGCACACGAAGCGGCTGCGGCCGCTGCTGGCCGTACACCCGGGGCTGATCTCGCCGACGCTGCTGGCGAAGATGGCGCTGACGTTCGACGACCTGTTCGACGGGCGGCTGCAGATCAACGTCGTCAACGGCGAGACGCGGACGCTGAAGCAGTTCGGCCTCGAGGTCGAGCACGACGAGCGCTACGAGCTGGCCGGCGAGTACTGGGAGATCTTCCGGCGGTTGGTCTCCGGTGAGGTCGTGGACTTCGAGGGGCGGCACTTCTCGGTGCGCGGCGCGGGGTCGAGCTTCGGCCTGCCGGTCGTGCAGAAGCCGCACATCCCGCTGTGGTTCGGCGGGTCGTCGGAGGCCGGGATGCGGATGGCCGCGCAGCACATCGACCGCTACCTGTCGTGGGGCGAGCCGCCGGAGGCGGTCGCGCAGAAGATCGCGCGCTTGAACGAGCTGGCGGCGGGCTACGAGCGTGAGGTGTCGTTCGGGATGCGGCTGCACCTCGTCGTGCGCGACACCGAGCAGGAGGCGTGGGACCACGTCGACCGGATCCTGCGCGCGACGTCCTCGGCCACCTACCAGCGCATGGCGGCGTCCAACGCGGGGTCGGACTCGGTCGGCATGCAGAGGCAGTTCGCCAACCACAACGGCAGGGTCCCGGACCGCGCGAAGGACCTGGAGTCGTATCCCAACATCTGGCCGGGGATGTCGCTGCTGCGGCCAGGGCCGGGGACCGCGCTGGTCGGCTCGACCGAGCAGGTCATCGAGCGGCTGCAGGAGTTCGAGGCGCTCGGGGTCGACACCTTCATCTTGAGCGGCAACCCGCTGCTGGAGGAGGCCTACCGGGTGTCCGAGACCGTGCTGCCCAAGCTCGGCGTGCGGCCGGGGGACGGGGTGCGCGCGCGGGACCACCAGGCGATCGTCGACGTGCCGGTCGCGGCCGGCTGA
- a CDS encoding ABC transporter substrate-binding protein has product MSNTLKIGVHVNNPALFLLSHLELAQEALAPFGTEVEFHHYTGGTQTGVKLVDGTIDVGGTGATPPISDQAAGLDVVYLAHSDPRPAHGTLLVAPGSDVRSVADLRGRRVALGIGSWQTLLLAVALDRAGVAYDEVEAVHSGPSSLDELRSGELAAWIGQGPEHVRAVSSGAAVELVPASDLITNPSLWFTRRDVAVQRGPELGAIAAALEAAGLWAAASPGAAAELFAESEGGRPDDWEAFVRRIPWTVHAVGSGFVEEQQRGADVLARVGFLPRSVAIADAVVPSLAGDVEAALAAAREAREVAVR; this is encoded by the coding sequence ATGAGCAACACCCTCAAGATCGGCGTCCACGTCAACAACCCCGCGTTGTTCCTGCTGTCGCACCTGGAGCTGGCCCAGGAGGCGCTGGCGCCGTTCGGCACCGAGGTCGAGTTCCATCACTACACGGGCGGGACGCAGACGGGCGTGAAGCTCGTCGACGGGACGATCGACGTCGGCGGGACCGGCGCGACGCCGCCGATCAGCGACCAGGCCGCCGGGCTCGACGTCGTCTACCTCGCGCACTCCGACCCGCGGCCGGCGCACGGGACGCTGCTGGTGGCGCCGGGGTCCGACGTGCGGTCGGTGGCGGACCTGCGCGGGCGCAGGGTCGCACTGGGCATCGGGTCCTGGCAGACGCTGCTGCTCGCGGTCGCGCTGGACCGCGCGGGTGTCGCCTACGACGAGGTCGAGGCGGTGCACTCCGGGCCGTCGTCGCTCGACGAGCTGCGCAGCGGCGAGCTGGCCGCGTGGATCGGGCAGGGGCCGGAGCACGTCCGGGCGGTGTCGTCGGGCGCGGCGGTCGAGCTGGTCCCGGCGTCGGATCTGATCACGAACCCGTCGCTGTGGTTCACGCGCCGCGACGTGGCGGTGCAGCGGGGGCCGGAGCTGGGGGCCATCGCCGCCGCGCTGGAGGCCGCGGGGCTGTGGGCGGCGGCGTCGCCGGGCGCGGCGGCGGAGCTGTTCGCGGAGTCCGAGGGCGGTCGGCCCGACGACTGGGAGGCGTTCGTGCGGCGGATCCCGTGGACGGTCCACGCGGTCGGCTCGGGGTTCGTCGAGGAGCAGCAGCGGGGCGCCGACGTGCTGGCGCGCGTGGGGTTCCTGCCGCGCTCGGTCGCGATCGCCGACGCGGTCGTGCCGTCGCTGGCGGGGGACGTGGAGGCGGCGCTGGCGGCCGCACGGGAGGCGCGGGAGGTGGCCGTCCGCTAG
- the ade gene encoding adenine deaminase codes for MTDVLARRIRVARGAEPADLVVRGARVVDVLTQQVREGDVAVVGSAIAAVGAVGSLSGAEVVEARGRYLAPGFIDAHVHIESSMVAPGRFADAVLPHGTTTIVSDPHEIANVLGVAGIEWMLRASEGLDLSVLMMAPACVPASPLETSGARLLADDLVGLAARHERVLGLAEMMNYPGVLAADPVELAKLAAFSGSLVDGHAPGVVGDELQAYLGAGVVSDHECLTADEALEKVAHGMMVFLREATNARNLLDVLPAVSAGNARRFAFCTDDRVPGELLDDGSIDALVRMAVGAGLDPIVAITLATLNAAEHYGLRDRGAVAPGRRADLVLFSDLGDIRPDVVIAGGRVVAREGVRVGGGGAAPDTLPPTMNVAWRDSLALARGGDRVKAIGLIEDQLITTAEIASLAPGSSAGPDPSQDLLRLSVIERHHATGNVGSGFVQGFGLRAGALASSVAHDSHNIVVAAADDHDALVAARAAAELGGGLVVASGGEVRATVPLPLAGLMADRPPREIADQLANAEGVARELGCKVGAPFMALSFLALPVIPSLKLTDQGLVDVDTFALTDVFL; via the coding sequence ATGACGGACGTCCTCGCTCGCCGCATCCGGGTTGCCCGGGGCGCAGAACCGGCCGACCTGGTGGTGCGGGGAGCGCGGGTGGTCGACGTGCTGACGCAGCAGGTGCGGGAGGGGGACGTGGCGGTCGTGGGGTCGGCGATCGCGGCGGTTGGTGCCGTCGGGTCGCTGTCCGGTGCCGAGGTCGTGGAGGCCCGCGGGCGGTACCTGGCGCCGGGGTTCATCGACGCGCACGTGCACATCGAGTCGTCGATGGTCGCGCCGGGGCGGTTCGCGGATGCGGTCCTGCCGCACGGGACGACGACGATCGTCTCGGATCCCCACGAGATCGCGAACGTCCTGGGCGTGGCGGGGATCGAGTGGATGCTGCGCGCGTCGGAGGGGCTCGACCTGTCGGTGTTGATGATGGCGCCGGCGTGCGTGCCGGCGTCGCCGCTGGAGACGTCGGGCGCGCGGCTGCTCGCGGACGACCTCGTGGGGTTGGCGGCGCGGCATGAGCGGGTGCTCGGGCTCGCCGAGATGATGAACTACCCGGGCGTCCTGGCGGCGGACCCGGTGGAGCTGGCGAAGCTGGCGGCGTTCTCGGGGTCGTTGGTCGACGGGCATGCGCCGGGCGTCGTCGGGGACGAGCTGCAGGCCTACCTCGGGGCGGGCGTCGTGAGCGACCACGAGTGCCTGACGGCCGACGAGGCGCTGGAGAAGGTCGCGCACGGGATGATGGTGTTCCTGCGCGAGGCGACCAACGCGCGCAACCTGCTGGACGTGCTGCCGGCGGTGAGCGCGGGGAACGCGCGGCGCTTCGCGTTCTGCACCGACGACCGCGTGCCGGGCGAGCTGCTCGACGACGGGTCGATCGACGCGCTGGTCCGGATGGCGGTCGGCGCCGGGCTCGATCCGATCGTGGCGATCACGCTGGCGACGCTCAACGCCGCCGAGCACTACGGGTTGCGCGACCGTGGCGCGGTGGCGCCGGGGCGGCGGGCGGACCTGGTGCTGTTCTCCGATCTCGGCGACATCCGCCCGGATGTGGTGATCGCGGGCGGGCGCGTGGTCGCGCGGGAAGGCGTACGGGTCGGTGGGGGAGGGGCGGCGCCCGACACGCTGCCGCCGACGATGAACGTCGCGTGGCGCGACTCGCTCGCGCTCGCGCGGGGCGGGGACCGAGTCAAGGCCATTGGGTTGATCGAGGACCAGCTCATCACGACGGCGGAGATCGCGTCGCTGGCGCCGGGCTCGTCAGCCGGGCCGGACCCGTCGCAGGACCTGCTGCGCCTGAGCGTCATCGAGCGCCACCACGCGACGGGCAACGTCGGCTCCGGCTTCGTCCAGGGCTTCGGCCTTCGGGCGGGCGCGCTGGCCTCCTCGGTGGCGCACGACTCGCACAACATCGTGGTGGCGGCGGCCGACGACCACGACGCGCTGGTGGCGGCGCGCGCGGCGGCCGAGCTGGGCGGCGGGCTGGTCGTCGCGTCCGGGGGCGAGGTCCGGGCGACGGTCCCGTTGCCGCTCGCCGGCCTGATGGCCGACCGTCCGCCGCGCGAGATCGCCGACCAGCTGGCGAACGCCGAGGGCGTGGCGCGCGAGCTCGGCTGCAAGGTCGGCGCGCCCTTCATGGCGCTTTCGTTCCTGGCGCTCCCCGTGATCCCCTCGCTGAAGCTGACCGACCAGGGCCTCGTCGACGTCGACACGTTCGCGCTCACCGACGTCTTCTTGTAG
- a CDS encoding lipoate--protein ligase family protein — MELLRARHPKDPVLDAAITHALLQQVASGEKPPTARIFRPGPTMAFGRLDALDQGRYTSALAAARAHGYTPILRLGGGHAAGYDEGSVLIELIRPNTTIAEGIPERFASMTSLLMESLSTLGITARTGELPGEYCAGDWSVNAAGVKLAGTAQRSIRGASLVTAMLIVENGTALRTALTDIYDSLSIPWRPSTAAAARDIIPSLTTADAERILVSTLAAHERLTATTLSDSTLLLAEQLRSAHAA, encoded by the coding sequence ATGGAGCTCCTCCGCGCGCGCCATCCGAAGGACCCCGTCCTCGACGCTGCGATCACCCATGCGTTGCTGCAGCAGGTCGCCTCCGGCGAGAAGCCGCCGACCGCGCGCATCTTCCGCCCCGGTCCGACCATGGCCTTCGGCCGCCTGGACGCACTCGACCAGGGTCGCTACACATCAGCCCTGGCAGCGGCGCGGGCGCACGGCTACACGCCGATCCTCCGCCTCGGCGGCGGCCACGCAGCGGGCTACGACGAGGGCTCAGTGCTGATCGAGCTGATCCGCCCCAACACGACCATCGCCGAAGGCATCCCCGAACGCTTCGCCTCCATGACCTCGTTGTTGATGGAGTCCCTCTCAACCCTCGGGATCACCGCCCGCACCGGCGAGCTCCCCGGCGAGTACTGCGCCGGCGACTGGTCCGTCAACGCCGCCGGCGTCAAGCTCGCCGGGACAGCGCAGCGCTCCATCCGCGGCGCGTCGCTCGTCACCGCGATGCTGATCGTGGAAAACGGCACCGCTCTCCGCACCGCGCTCACCGACATCTACGACTCACTATCGATCCCCTGGCGCCCCTCCACCGCCGCCGCCGCCCGCGACATCATCCCCTCACTCACCACCGCCGACGCCGAGCGCATCCTCGTCTCCACCCTCGCCGCCCACGAGCGCCTGACGGCAACGACCCTCTCCGACTCAACCCTCCTCCTCGCCGAGCAACTCCGCTCCGCTCACGCCGCCTGA
- a CDS encoding sensor histidine kinase gives MLGLRVKLALAFVATSAITLAVSVGTLVPPLEHRLEQDRVRDLRELARTAGLALTRMPAGDLRTGAVGSRRMVHRLASRVGGDVALFDESGAPVAASGPTAPRTVPVAMTEDDGVHQRLSDGAAVVVASAATRAGERTIVLRRSLDDEHAAVAVVESALPVAGGVGLLVAAALGALLGYGLLRRLEGLRREARRLGEDGIEQPVDVAAAGRDEVGELAVALESMRTRLQAQEQGRQAFLSTASHELRTPVASLLGAAELLEEELASPHPNLDAAALRAESVARQAQRLSTLADDLLGLGRLDAAIPVKVEPVDLAELAHTIAQEAEPSAHAGNVVLQVESYGSAWALGDHLAVARIIRVLLDNALRHGAPPDTALTVTVTTDGETAAVAVRDTGTGIPEADAERIFGRFERAAARGAHGFGLGLPIARGLARRMNGDVTLHPAHPGARFTLTLPAYTPADTPHHSPPVTADGPA, from the coding sequence GGGCTGCGCGTCAAGCTGGCGCTGGCCTTCGTCGCGACGAGCGCGATCACGCTGGCGGTGAGCGTCGGGACGCTCGTCCCGCCGCTGGAGCACCGGCTGGAGCAGGACCGCGTCCGGGACCTGCGCGAGCTGGCGCGGACCGCAGGGCTGGCGCTGACGCGGATGCCGGCCGGCGACCTGCGCACGGGTGCCGTCGGGTCGCGGCGGATGGTGCACCGGCTGGCGAGCCGCGTCGGCGGCGACGTCGCGCTGTTCGACGAGTCCGGTGCTCCCGTCGCCGCGTCCGGGCCGACGGCGCCGAGGACGGTGCCGGTCGCGATGACCGAGGACGACGGCGTCCACCAGAGGTTGAGCGACGGTGCCGCGGTGGTGGTCGCCAGCGCGGCGACGCGTGCGGGCGAGCGGACGATCGTCCTGCGGCGGTCGCTTGATGATGAACATGCTGCGGTGGCGGTCGTGGAGAGCGCGCTGCCGGTGGCGGGTGGCGTGGGGTTGCTCGTCGCCGCCGCGTTGGGTGCGCTGCTCGGGTATGGACTGCTGAGGCGGTTGGAAGGCCTGCGCCGCGAGGCCCGCCGGCTCGGCGAGGACGGCATCGAGCAGCCGGTGGACGTCGCCGCCGCGGGGCGCGACGAGGTCGGCGAGCTGGCCGTCGCGCTGGAGTCGATGCGCACGCGGTTGCAGGCGCAGGAGCAGGGCCGCCAGGCGTTCCTCTCCACCGCCTCGCACGAGCTCCGGACGCCCGTCGCGTCGCTGTTGGGGGCCGCCGAGCTGCTCGAGGAGGAGCTGGCGTCGCCGCACCCCAACCTCGACGCCGCCGCGTTGCGCGCCGAGTCCGTGGCGCGCCAGGCCCAGCGCCTGTCGACCCTCGCCGACGACCTCTTGGGGTTGGGGCGCCTCGACGCCGCGATCCCCGTCAAGGTCGAGCCCGTCGACCTCGCCGAGCTGGCCCACACGATCGCCCAGGAGGCCGAGCCCTCGGCCCATGCGGGCAACGTCGTCCTGCAGGTCGAGTCCTACGGGTCGGCCTGGGCGCTCGGAGATCACCTCGCCGTGGCGCGCATCATCCGAGTGCTCCTCGACAACGCCCTCCGCCACGGAGCACCGCCCGACACCGCGCTGACCGTCACCGTCACCACCGACGGCGAGACCGCCGCGGTCGCCGTCCGCGACACCGGCACCGGCATCCCCGAAGCGGACGCCGAGCGCATCTTCGGCCGCTTCGAACGAGCCGCCGCCCGCGGCGCCCACGGCTTCGGCCTCGGCCTCCCCATCGCCCGCGGCCTGGCCCGCCGCATGAACGGCGACGTCACCCTCCACCCCGCCCACCCCGGCGCCCGCTTCACCCTGACCCTGCCGGCCTACACACCAGCCGACACCCCCCACCACAGCCCACCCGTCACCGCCGACGGCCCCGCCTGA